One stretch of Scyliorhinus canicula chromosome 7, sScyCan1.1, whole genome shotgun sequence DNA includes these proteins:
- the LOC119968591 gene encoding claudin-14-like: MAHMGIQIIGFFLGLFGLFGTLVATVLPHWRRTAHVGADIIMAMEFMKGLWMECVWQSTGIYQCQVHRSQLALPPDLQAARAMMVISCLLSALATCISIMGMKCTVCLKESSSKNNIAVSGGICYILAAIMCLIPVSWSTNDLIRDFYNPMIPPGTKYEMGEALYIGFMSTSMLLIGGTLLCLSCPQQRNGWPYQPRASFVQTAPQCRPPAVCMGSPTSQPSASHSSYRLHDYV; the protein is encoded by the coding sequence ATGGCTCACATGGGAATTCAGATCATTGGTTTTTTTCTTGGCCTCTTTGGCCTGTTTGGAACCTTGGTCGCCACTGTCTTACCACACTGGCGCAGAACAGCCCACGTGGGTGCCGATATCATCATGGCCATGGAGTTCATGAAAGGACTTTGGATGGAATGTGTCTGGCAAAGTACTGGCATCTACCAATGCCAAGTCCATCGTTCACAGCTGGCACTGCCTCCAGACCTCCAGGCAGCCCGTGCTATGATGGTCATTTCCTGCTTGCTTTCTGCACTGGCCACTTGCATTTCCATCATGGGTATGAAGTGCACTGTGTGCTTGAAGGAATCTTCATCCAAGAATAACATTGCCGTCTCCGGTGGAATCTGTTACATCCTTGCTGCCATCATGTGCCTCattccagtgtcctggtcaaccaACGACCTGATACGAGACTTCTACAACCCGATGATTCCACCCGGAACAAAATATGAAATGGGAGAGGCTTTGTACATTGGCTTTATGTCAACAAGCATGCTGCTCATTGGAGGGACTCTCCTCTGCTTGTCCTGCCCTCAGCAGAGAAATGGCTGGCCCTATCAACCACGGGCTTCATTTGTACAGACTGCACCTCAGTGTAGGCCACCAGCTGTGTGTATGGGCAGCCCAACTTCACAACCATCAGCCTCACACAGCAGCTACCGTTTACATGACTATGTGTAA